One genomic segment of Coffea arabica cultivar ET-39 chromosome 6e, Coffea Arabica ET-39 HiFi, whole genome shotgun sequence includes these proteins:
- the LOC113696988 gene encoding organic cation/carnitine transporter 7 yields the protein MGDQSIGYTPEEAISVIGFGKFQGLILVFAGLGWISEAMEMMILSFVGVAVQSEWGLSPAEESLITSVVFAGMLVGCSFWGIISDAYGRRKAFIGTMILVAVAGICSSLSPSYKLFLVSRCMLGFGVGGGQVFAAWFMEFIPTANRGVWVIALTSFWSFGSVVEALLAWIIMPRFGWRWLIGLSCLPSFIVLLLSGITPESPRYLCVKGKMEEAQKILAKAAAMNKTILPPGMLILDRTAKIDEHYPLLDTSLLSSARERKCSSDNYLSSLFMIFSSKLRKTTLLLWFLYFSNTFSYYGIVLLTSELSSNQINCSSTINILKSAKDASLYRDVFITSFADLAGLVISAAILDRLGRKLTMKILCSLGFILLLPLVVHQNEILTTALLFGSRMFVMSSSNAVVIYSREVYPTSVRATGVGSATSIGRIGGMICPLVAVGLVRDCHQTAAIVLFEAVILLTGFCMLFLPIETGGKGLSDTTSLLNEE from the exons ATGGGGGATCAGAGCATTGGCTATACTCCAGAGGAAGCAATTTCCGTGATCGGATTTGGGAAGTTCCAGGGGCTCATACTGGTTTTTGCTGgacttggttggatttcggaggCAATGGAAATGATGATTCTCTCGTTCGTTGGAGTAGCAGTCCAATCTGAGTGGGGACTCTCTCCTGCTGAAGAAAGCTTGATAACATCTGTGGTTTTTGCTGGTATGCTAGTTGGATGTTCCTTTTGGGGCATCATATCTGATGCATATGGAAGAAG GAAAGCCTTTATTGGTACAATGATATTAGTGGCTGTTGCTGGAATCTGTAGCTCTTTATCCCCAAGTTATAAGTTATTTTTGGTATCTCGTTGTATGCTTGGTTTTGGTGTAGGAGGGGGACAAGTATTTGCAGCTTGGTTTATGGAGTTCATTCCCACAGCTAATAGAGGTGTTTGGGTAATCGCACTCACGAGTTTCTGGTCCTTTGGATCAGTAGTTGAAGCTTTACTTGCATGG ATTATCATGCCAAGATTTGGTTGGAGATGGCTAATAGGTTTATCTTGTTTACCATCTTTCATTGTACTCCTCCTTTCTGGGATTACACCTGAGTCGCCGAGGTATCTCTGTGTGAAAGGAAAAATGGAGGAAGCCCAGAAGATATTGGCAAAAGCAGCAGCCATGAACAAGACAATACTTCCTCCTGGAATGCTTATCTTAGATCGAACAGCAAAGATAGATGAACATTATCCGTTATTAGATACTTCTCTTCTGTCTTCAGCAAGAGAAAGGAAGTGTAGTTCAGATAATTACTTATCATCATTGTTTATGATATTCTCATCAAAACTAAGGAAGACAACTCTTCTCCTATGGTTTCTATACTTCTCTAATACATTTTCATACTACGGAATTGTATTATTGACATCTGAGCTGAGTAGTAACCAAATTAATTGTAGTTCAACCATTAACATTTTGAAGAGTGCAAAGGATGCTAGCCTCTACAGAGATGTATTTATCACATCTTTTGCAG atTTAGCCGGGCTTGTTATATCTGCAGCTATTCTTGACAGATTAGGCCGGAAGCTCACCATGAAGATTTTATGTTCTTTAGGTTTTATTCTGCTTCTACCACTGGTTGTGCATCAGAATGAGATTCTGACAACAGCTCTATTATTTGGCTCTCGCATGTTTGTTATGTCATCATCCAATGCTGTTGTTATATACTCAAGGGAg GTTTATCCAACTTCAGTGAGGGCAACTGGTGTTGGAAGTGCAACATCTATTGGAAGGATTGGTGGAATGATATGCCCTCTTGTAGCGGTTGGCTTAGTCAGGGATTGCCATCAAACAGCAGCAATTGTTCTTTTTGAGGCTGTGATACTTCTCACAGGATTCTGTATGCTTTTCTTACCTATAGAGACTGGTGGAAAAGGATTGAGTGACACCACAAGTTTGTTGAATGAGGAGTAG